In the genome of Desulfofarcimen acetoxidans DSM 771, one region contains:
- the spoIIGA gene encoding sigma-E processing peptidase SpoIIGA — MPAYVVYLDQVMLGNLVMNYAILWSTARFGRINIAKWRLFAGAGLGSLYTLALFLPRWNSLLTVSCKFTVSVLMVFIAFAPLRLKRFFQVLAYFYLSSFILGGVVLGCMYFLRSGNSFFNSGLGSPSKEYFGYGIALALVVAWIMGKIFELARKKAFQDTCKASLLVRLWGSSVELEALVDTGNSLTDPLSQHPVIIVEYKAIKELLPPPIQNLFDKDNLSDFALLHDTLSGNKWSERFRLIPFQSLGRSDGLLLGFRPDEIITGADDRKKLVRKVVVGIYPGRLDANDSYHALLHPLIMDEHAA; from the coding sequence ATGCCGGCTTATGTGGTTTACCTGGATCAGGTGATGTTGGGAAACCTGGTAATGAATTATGCAATTTTGTGGTCTACCGCCCGTTTTGGTAGAATAAATATTGCCAAATGGCGTTTGTTTGCCGGGGCCGGTTTGGGAAGTCTTTATACTCTGGCGCTCTTTCTTCCTCGCTGGAACAGCCTGCTTACAGTAAGTTGTAAATTTACCGTATCAGTGTTAATGGTTTTCATTGCTTTTGCGCCACTGCGGCTAAAACGTTTTTTTCAGGTGCTGGCTTATTTTTATTTATCATCGTTTATTTTGGGTGGTGTTGTTTTAGGGTGCATGTATTTTTTACGCAGTGGAAACAGCTTTTTTAACAGTGGTCTGGGCAGCCCTTCAAAAGAGTATTTTGGTTATGGCATAGCTCTTGCTCTGGTTGTGGCCTGGATAATGGGAAAAATCTTTGAGCTGGCTCGAAAAAAGGCCTTTCAAGATACTTGTAAGGCTTCTTTACTGGTAAGACTCTGGGGCAGCAGTGTTGAATTGGAGGCTCTTGTGGATACCGGGAACAGCTTAACGGATCCGCTGAGTCAGCACCCGGTAATTATTGTTGAATATAAAGCAATTAAGGAACTTTTACCCCCACCTATACAAAACTTATTTGATAAAGACAATTTGTCTGATTTTGCCTTGCTGCATGATACTTTGTCAGGAAATAAATGGTCCGAAAGATTTCGTTTAATACCTTTTCAATCCCTTGGTCGATCTGATGGCTTATTGTTGGGTTTTCGTCCAGATGAAATCATTACTGGAGCAGATGACAGAAAAAAACTGGTTCGCAAAGTAGTTGTAGGAATTTATCCGGGGCGGTTGGATGCGAATGACTCATATCATGCACTTCTCCACCCTTTAATTATGGATGAACACGCAGCATAA
- the sigE gene encoding RNA polymerase sporulation sigma factor SigE, with protein MVHLWLERVFRLFTQRPEIHYVGSSEALPPPLSIDEESILINRLETGDGAVRGVLIERNLRLVVYIARKFENTGISIEDLVSIGTIGLIKAVNTFDPAKKIKLATYASRCIENEILMYLRRNNKTRSEVSFDEPLNIDWDGNELLLSDVLGTENDVIYKYIEEEVDRKLLHLALQKLSGRERRIMELRFGLNNGSEKTQKEVADMLGISQSYISRLEKRIIKRLKREIHRME; from the coding sequence TTGGTGCATCTATGGCTGGAACGTGTTTTTCGTCTATTTACGCAACGACCGGAGATCCATTATGTAGGGAGCAGTGAAGCATTGCCACCCCCCTTAAGTATAGATGAAGAATCAATATTAATTAACAGATTGGAAACGGGTGACGGTGCAGTCAGGGGTGTATTGATTGAACGCAATCTTCGACTGGTGGTATATATAGCGCGAAAATTTGAAAACACCGGTATCAGTATTGAGGATTTGGTGTCTATTGGAACTATAGGCCTTATAAAAGCTGTTAATACTTTTGATCCGGCTAAAAAAATCAAACTTGCTACATATGCGTCTCGATGTATAGAAAATGAAATTTTAATGTATTTACGGCGCAACAATAAGACCCGCTCGGAAGTTTCTTTTGATGAGCCTCTTAACATTGATTGGGACGGTAATGAGCTTCTTTTATCAGATGTTTTAGGAACAGAAAATGACGTTATATATAAATATATTGAGGAAGAAGTTGATCGAAAACTGCTTCATTTGGCGCTGCAGAAGCTTTCAGGCCGGGAAAGGAGAATTATGGAACTGCGTTTTGGCCTAAACAACGGTTCGGAAAAAACACAAAAAGAAGTCGCTGATATGCTGGGTATTTCCCAATCGTATATCTCACGCTTGGAGAAAAGGATAATTAAAAGATTAAAAAGAGAAATTCACCGAATGGAATAG
- the sigG gene encoding RNA polymerase sporulation sigma factor SigG: protein MLINKVEICGVNTAKLPVIPNSKMRELFEAIQQGDTSARPQLINGNLRLVLSVIQRFTNRGEYVDDLFQVGCIGLMKAIDNFDLAQNVKFSTYAVPMIIGEIRRYLRDNNPIRVSRSLRDVAYKALQVRDTLVNKHSREPSVNEIAKELKMPREEVVFALDAIQEPISLFEPIYHDGGDPIFVMDQISDDKNQDLNWLEGIAIKDALRKLSDREKHILTLRFFDGKTQMEVADEIGISQAQVSRLEKAALHHMRKYI from the coding sequence ATGTTGATCAATAAAGTAGAGATTTGTGGTGTAAATACAGCTAAGCTCCCAGTAATACCTAACAGTAAGATGCGGGAATTGTTCGAAGCAATACAGCAAGGTGACACCTCTGCCCGGCCACAGTTGATAAACGGCAACCTCAGGCTAGTTTTGAGTGTAATCCAACGTTTCACTAACAGGGGGGAATATGTAGATGACCTTTTTCAGGTAGGTTGTATTGGTCTTATGAAAGCTATTGATAATTTTGATCTTGCACAAAACGTGAAGTTTTCTACCTATGCTGTACCCATGATTATTGGAGAAATCAGACGATATTTAAGGGATAATAATCCTATAAGGGTAAGCAGATCGCTTCGGGATGTTGCTTATAAGGCGTTACAGGTGAGAGATACACTGGTTAATAAGCACTCACGTGAACCTTCAGTTAATGAGATAGCCAAGGAATTAAAAATGCCGCGTGAAGAAGTGGTATTTGCCCTGGATGCCATACAAGAACCAATATCACTGTTTGAGCCGATATATCATGACGGTGGCGATCCGATTTTTGTTATGGATCAAATAAGTGATGATAAAAATCAAGATTTAAACTGGTTAGAGGGAATTGCAATTAAAGATGCTTTGAGAAAACTCAGTGACAGAGAGAAGCATATCCTGACATTACGTTTTTTCGACGGGAAAACCCAAATGGAAGTAGCTGATGAAATAGGTATATCACAAGCCCAAGTATCACGTTTAGAAAAAGCGGCGTTGCACCATATGCGCAAGTACATATGA
- the spoIIR gene encoding stage II sporulation protein R: MRDKFMAGAVLLTIVGMTYVVYWHAQKAKVSEAYNANNLIRFHVIANSDTEADQTLKLKVRDKVVRAMTPSFSQAGNVDEARVVVKENLSLIKSVASQEIAREGKDYPVQVSLGNYMFPTKTYGNLTLEAGEYEAVRVVIGEGKGANWWCVLFPPLCFVDFSADQEGINIPEKAKGVSLAETPKQQTDSQVQVKFRVVEVFEDSVTRVVRVLGKHLVAFTGGK, translated from the coding sequence ATGAGGGATAAATTTATGGCAGGAGCTGTTTTACTGACAATTGTCGGTATGACTTATGTTGTGTACTGGCATGCTCAAAAAGCTAAAGTATCTGAGGCATATAATGCCAATAATTTAATTAGATTTCATGTGATAGCTAACAGTGATACTGAAGCAGATCAAACCTTAAAACTTAAAGTAAGGGATAAAGTGGTAAGGGCTATGACACCTTCTTTTAGTCAAGCCGGTAATGTAGATGAAGCTCGTGTTGTGGTTAAAGAAAATTTAAGTTTGATAAAATCTGTGGCAAGTCAAGAAATTGCCAGAGAGGGTAAAGATTATCCGGTTCAAGTTAGTTTAGGTAATTATATGTTTCCGACAAAGACTTACGGCAACTTGACCCTGGAAGCAGGAGAATATGAAGCTGTTCGTGTGGTGATTGGCGAGGGTAAGGGCGCAAATTGGTGGTGTGTATTATTCCCCCCTCTTTGTTTTGTGGATTTTAGTGCGGATCAAGAGGGGATAAATATTCCGGAAAAAGCTAAGGGAGTTTCTTTGGCGGAAACGCCAAAACAACAAACAGATTCGCAGGTTCAGGTTAAGTTTAGAGTAGTTGAAGTGTTTGAAGACTCGGTAACCAGGGTGGTTCGAGTTCTTGGCAAACATCTAGTGGCATTCACGGGAGGAAAATAG
- a CDS encoding YlmC/YmxH family sporulation protein, with product MVKISDLRAREIINTVDGRRLGVIKDIDINLEEGRISALIIPGVQGKILGFFGREEEIIIPWEKIKKIGIDVILVELNGFGDYQDDNRGLGW from the coding sequence GTGGTAAAAATCTCTGACTTAAGAGCGAGGGAGATTATAAATACGGTGGATGGCAGAAGACTGGGTGTAATCAAGGATATTGATATTAACCTGGAGGAAGGGCGAATCAGTGCTCTGATTATACCGGGTGTTCAGGGAAAAATTCTGGGTTTTTTTGGGCGTGAAGAAGAAATTATTATTCCCTGGGAGAAGATTAAAAAAATCGGTATTGATGTAATTCTAGTGGAATTAAACGGTTTCGGTGATTATCAGGATGATAACAGGGGCCTTGGTTGGTGA
- the nrdR gene encoding transcriptional regulator NrdR: MRCPFCAKMDSRVLDSRPADEGNSIRRRRECGVCGKRFTTYEKVDELPLMVVKKDGGREVFSIVKLLSGMLKACHKRPVSTVLLEGIAGEIEKELRNTMDIEIKSENIGRLVMNRLREIDEVAYIRFASVYREFRDVKSFMEEVQSLLQK, translated from the coding sequence ATGCGTTGTCCTTTCTGTGCAAAAATGGACAGCAGGGTTTTAGATTCACGGCCTGCTGACGAAGGCAACTCAATCCGGCGCAGGCGCGAATGCGGCGTTTGCGGGAAGAGGTTTACAACATATGAAAAGGTGGACGAGCTGCCCCTAATGGTTGTTAAAAAGGATGGTGGAAGAGAAGTATTCAGTATTGTTAAGCTGCTGTCCGGTATGCTAAAAGCCTGTCATAAGAGACCTGTCTCCACGGTTTTGCTCGAAGGGATTGCGGGCGAAATTGAAAAAGAACTTCGCAACACGATGGATATAGAAATTAAAAGTGAGAACATAGGAAGGCTGGTTATGAACAGGTTGCGTGAGATTGACGAGGTTGCTTATATCAGGTTTGCTTCTGTCTACCGTGAATTCCGCGATGTTAAGAGTTTTATGGAAGAAGTGCAAAGCCTGTTGCAAAAATAA
- the nrdD gene encoding anaerobic ribonucleoside-triphosphate reductase → MFNTIKKRDGREVSFDDKKITDAIFRAARSVGGEDRQLAMELTIEVLKMIKAKYNGNAFGVEDVQDIVEKVLIENGHARTAKAYILYRDRRTRMREAKGELMDAVEEILVETSKENANVSNSPSAKMLQIASAASKKYYLTRLIPDELSQAHTRGDIHIHDLDFYGKTLTCIQIPLKRLLEEGFDNGHGYIRPPQRPNSATALAAIILQSSQNDMHGGQSFAFFDRDIAPYVENASEDETFQAMEALVYNLNSMHSLRGSERIWILDKEENRLKTVSMEEFHEQFEEGKFAALSVNYTTGKTELKDITASLKHNNFNRLLQVKLKSGQRVEVTDNHSMMAVNKNGEITTAVPEMLSTGLTPARWQAVEQVHTYELSKYPNSSKYQLKEIVLDEILARFLGFYVAEGAADGSTIYLSLFNKELEAEAGKMLERIHPDFSTRLRYNETGSRDLACRVGQQFAAFVADICGKGAQNKRVPSEIFFATDNVIRAFLDGYLSGDGTVGKNRVVASSVSQKLRDGIFLLLTRLGLMASMSQEIPSAQYAAARERYKIAIGGYYATALNLSGPKQGDLASLYQVSIEQSRYDYEYLRPLIADVYGVDCRNAYQYRIKPVYIEELIFDLKSRRLTGEEEEIIVKLASSAYWFEEVERVIPLVKSSQRHHLRKLLAKGKLPRYSKYLSVRFPYADWLPRFMLSKELGFRNHGGMITSDCRSPEMVMRWARAILNKNLQINKLLIKLERALEIRPVTVDSIKELPYEPYVYDISVEGNENFLTSQGIFVHNSRAGAQVPFSSLNLGTETSEASRKVTRNLLMAYEAGLGRGENPIFPNIIFRVKEGINLNPDDPNYDLFKVALRVASKRLNPTFSFMDAGFNSPFGDQVSYMGCRTRVMSNRHGQAVTDGRGNLSFTTVNLPRVAIKAERNMAKFYRDLEDIFDLSARQLYHRYQVQAKLKVRDMPFVMGQGLYMDSQGLRPEDVIEPAIKHGTLAIGFIGLAETLTALTGKHHGESKSAQEIGQEIVAFMAKKVDEAAEKYDKNYTFLATPAEGLSGRFIKLDRREYGIIPGVTNKEYYTNSFHIPVNYPISIFDKISLEGVYHKYCNAGHISYVELEAPPVHNIEAMESIVRHMKDSNMGYAAINYPVDFCTGCSHLGVINEDICPRCGSPFIRRVRRITGYLSTVDRFNDSKVSELKERITHRF, encoded by the coding sequence TTGTTTAATACGATAAAAAAGAGAGATGGCCGGGAAGTAAGCTTCGATGATAAGAAAATAACTGATGCAATTTTCAGAGCCGCCCGGTCAGTGGGTGGTGAGGACCGTCAATTGGCAATGGAGTTGACCATCGAAGTCTTAAAGATGATTAAAGCCAAGTACAATGGTAATGCCTTTGGCGTTGAAGATGTTCAGGACATCGTTGAAAAGGTGCTGATAGAAAACGGGCATGCTCGTACTGCCAAGGCCTACATATTGTACAGGGACAGGCGAACCCGCATGCGTGAAGCTAAAGGCGAGTTGATGGATGCGGTGGAGGAAATCCTGGTTGAGACGAGTAAGGAAAATGCTAATGTGAGCAATTCTCCCTCGGCTAAAATGCTGCAGATTGCCAGCGCGGCCAGTAAGAAATACTACCTGACCAGGCTGATTCCCGATGAGCTTTCACAGGCACATACACGAGGAGATATTCATATTCACGATCTGGACTTTTATGGAAAAACCCTGACCTGCATACAAATCCCTCTAAAAAGATTGCTGGAGGAAGGATTTGATAATGGGCATGGCTATATCAGACCGCCTCAGAGACCAAATTCAGCTACCGCACTGGCGGCCATAATTCTGCAGAGTTCTCAAAATGATATGCACGGGGGCCAATCTTTTGCTTTCTTTGATCGTGATATTGCCCCTTATGTGGAGAATGCCAGCGAGGATGAAACATTTCAGGCAATGGAAGCACTGGTATATAATCTCAATAGCATGCACTCCCTCAGGGGGAGTGAACGTATTTGGATATTGGATAAGGAAGAAAACCGCTTAAAGACAGTATCTATGGAGGAATTTCATGAGCAGTTTGAAGAAGGTAAGTTCGCTGCCTTGAGCGTTAATTATACTACAGGTAAGACAGAGTTAAAGGATATTACAGCTTCATTAAAACATAATAATTTTAATCGACTTTTGCAAGTAAAATTAAAGTCAGGACAGAGGGTAGAAGTTACTGATAATCATTCAATGATGGCAGTAAATAAAAATGGCGAAATTACTACTGCCGTTCCGGAAATGTTGAGTACAGGACTGACACCTGCACGCTGGCAGGCTGTAGAACAGGTTCATACTTATGAACTAAGTAAGTATCCTAATTCATCAAAATATCAACTTAAAGAAATTGTATTAGATGAGATTTTGGCCAGATTCCTGGGTTTTTATGTTGCGGAAGGTGCGGCAGACGGTTCAACGATATATCTGTCGCTGTTTAATAAAGAGTTGGAAGCGGAAGCCGGTAAAATGTTGGAGCGAATACACCCGGATTTTTCAACCAGGCTTCGTTATAATGAAACAGGTTCTAGGGATTTAGCTTGCCGGGTGGGTCAACAGTTTGCTGCTTTTGTTGCAGATATCTGCGGGAAAGGTGCTCAAAATAAAAGAGTCCCATCGGAAATTTTCTTTGCAACGGATAATGTTATTCGTGCTTTTTTAGACGGTTATCTTAGCGGTGACGGTACTGTTGGCAAGAACCGTGTTGTTGCCAGTTCTGTATCTCAAAAATTAAGGGACGGAATATTTTTATTATTAACTCGCCTGGGACTAATGGCTTCAATGAGTCAGGAAATACCTTCTGCTCAGTATGCTGCAGCACGGGAACGTTATAAAATTGCAATTGGTGGTTATTACGCTACCGCGCTTAATCTTTCGGGCCCCAAGCAAGGGGATCTGGCAAGTTTGTACCAGGTTAGCATTGAGCAATCACGGTATGATTATGAATATCTTCGCCCGTTAATTGCTGACGTGTATGGGGTAGATTGTCGTAATGCCTACCAATACAGGATAAAACCTGTATATATTGAGGAATTGATTTTTGATCTCAAGTCACGCAGGCTTACCGGTGAAGAAGAGGAAATTATAGTAAAACTGGCCTCATCTGCCTACTGGTTTGAAGAGGTTGAACGGGTTATTCCTCTGGTTAAATCTTCTCAAAGGCACCATTTGAGAAAGTTGTTGGCTAAAGGTAAATTGCCTCGCTATAGTAAATATTTAAGTGTGAGATTCCCTTATGCGGATTGGCTGCCGCGCTTTATGTTATCAAAAGAACTGGGATTCAGAAACCATGGAGGCATGATTACTAGCGATTGTCGCAGTCCGGAAATGGTTATGCGTTGGGCAAGAGCAATTTTAAATAAAAATTTACAAATCAATAAACTCTTAATAAAACTTGAGCGCGCTTTGGAAATTAGACCTGTTACTGTTGATTCAATTAAAGAATTACCGTATGAACCGTATGTGTATGATATATCTGTAGAGGGCAATGAGAATTTTTTAACTTCCCAGGGTATATTTGTGCATAATTCCCGCGCTGGGGCACAGGTACCCTTCTCCTCCCTAAATCTTGGTACGGAGACATCAGAAGCCTCGCGTAAGGTGACGAGGAATTTGCTTATGGCCTACGAGGCAGGTTTGGGACGGGGAGAAAACCCTATTTTCCCTAATATTATATTCAGGGTTAAAGAGGGAATTAATTTAAACCCGGATGATCCCAATTATGACCTGTTCAAAGTAGCTTTAAGGGTTGCCTCAAAAAGACTTAACCCCACTTTTAGCTTTATGGATGCCGGCTTTAACAGTCCTTTTGGGGATCAGGTCAGTTATATGGGCTGCCGAACCAGGGTAATGTCCAACCGGCATGGGCAGGCTGTTACTGATGGCCGGGGCAATCTGTCCTTCACAACGGTTAATCTGCCCAGGGTGGCTATTAAGGCTGAGCGCAACATGGCAAAGTTTTATCGTGATCTGGAGGATATTTTCGACTTATCCGCCCGCCAGTTGTATCACCGCTACCAGGTGCAAGCTAAGTTAAAAGTAAGGGATATGCCTTTTGTCATGGGACAAGGCTTGTATATGGATTCCCAGGGCTTAAGACCGGAGGATGTCATAGAACCGGCTATTAAGCATGGCACACTGGCTATTGGTTTTATCGGTCTGGCTGAGACACTGACTGCCTTAACCGGCAAGCATCATGGAGAAAGCAAGTCGGCCCAAGAAATAGGTCAGGAAATAGTAGCTTTTATGGCCAAAAAAGTTGATGAGGCTGCGGAAAAGTATGATAAGAACTATACTTTTCTGGCTACTCCCGCGGAGGGGTTGTCCGGGCGTTTCATCAAGCTTGACCGCCGGGAGTACGGGATTATCCCAGGCGTTACTAATAAAGAATATTACACTAACTCTTTCCATATTCCTGTTAATTATCCAATCAGCATTTTTGATAAAATTAGTCTGGAAGGAGTCTACCATAAGTATTGTAATGCCGGTCATATCAGTTATGTGGAACTGGAAGCCCCACCGGTGCACAATATTGAGGCGATGGAGTCTATAGTGCGTCATATGAAGGACAGTAATATGGGCTACGCTGCCATCAATTATCCTGTGGATTTTTGTACCGGGTGCAGTCACCTTGGAGTGATCAATGAGGACATCTGTCCGCGCTGCGGTTCACCGTTTATTCGGCGGGTGCGCCGGATTACCGGGTATTTGAGTACTGTTGACCGGTTTAATGACAGTAAGGTGTCCGAGTTGAAGGAGCGGATTACGCACAGGTTTTAA
- the nrdG gene encoding anaerobic ribonucleoside-triphosphate reductase activating protein, translating into MIRYADIIGDSIVDGPGLRVVAFLQGCPRNCAGCHNPALCPEEGGSLISEKSFAELLLNKLTSLNSGITFSGGDPLMQAGSLYDVIGYIRLQKPGLSIWVYTGYVFEEVKDLPVMKLIDVLVDGPFIAAEKSLNHAFRGSSNQRLINVKQSLENGGVVELAF; encoded by the coding sequence ATGATTAGGTATGCAGACATTATCGGTGATTCAATTGTTGACGGTCCCGGGTTGAGAGTCGTTGCTTTTCTGCAGGGTTGTCCACGGAATTGTGCCGGATGCCACAACCCTGCTTTATGTCCTGAGGAAGGCGGTAGTTTGATTTCGGAGAAGAGCTTTGCCGAATTATTATTGAATAAATTGACATCGCTAAACTCCGGGATAACTTTCAGCGGTGGAGATCCTTTAATGCAGGCAGGGTCCTTATACGATGTTATAGGTTATATTCGCTTACAGAAGCCGGGACTAAGTATATGGGTTTATACCGGATATGTTTTTGAGGAGGTCAAGGATCTGCCCGTAATGAAGCTGATTGACGTGCTGGTAGACGGGCCTTTTATTGCTGCGGAAAAAAGCTTGAACCATGCTTTTCGTGGTTCATCCAACCAGAGACTTATTAATGTTAAGCAGTCTCTGGAAAATGGTGGGGTGGTTGAGCTGGCTTTTTAG
- a CDS encoding LysM peptidoglycan-binding domain-containing protein, with amino-acid sequence MINYTVKPGDTLFKIAQNFNTTVENILELNPAIKNPNLINIGQVIIIESSGTGEPQPCPSGNLLINSSFEDWAVPDQNPSGWQVNNVYRTTLSNYGYYAAEMGAAAPNRQAALTQITSVQAVNTYRLEFYLRESEQFGGVSQYQMDIKVVFYNNSMQVTGQVNTVLSQTAIPNNSFQLYTLTTDKAPINSTSAEVRFNFMPASRNDNTVVVDNVVFYCLPE; translated from the coding sequence ATGATAAACTACACCGTGAAACCGGGAGATACACTGTTTAAAATCGCCCAAAATTTTAATACAACAGTGGAAAATATACTGGAATTAAATCCTGCTATAAAAAACCCTAACCTTATTAATATCGGTCAGGTTATCATTATTGAGAGCAGCGGAACAGGGGAACCCCAGCCATGCCCGTCCGGCAATCTGCTTATAAACAGCAGCTTTGAAGACTGGGCTGTTCCCGATCAGAACCCGTCCGGCTGGCAGGTTAACAATGTCTACCGCACTACCCTATCTAACTACGGTTATTACGCTGCTGAGATGGGTGCAGCAGCTCCTAACAGGCAGGCAGCTTTGACACAAATAACATCTGTTCAGGCAGTTAATACTTATAGGTTGGAGTTTTACCTCAGAGAAAGTGAACAATTTGGAGGAGTATCCCAATATCAAATGGATATAAAAGTCGTATTTTATAACAACTCAATGCAGGTCACCGGGCAAGTTAATACTGTCCTCTCACAGACTGCCATACCTAATAACTCTTTTCAATTATATACTCTAACCACAGACAAAGCACCAATTAATTCAACAAGTGCGGAAGTCAGGTTTAATTTTATGCCGGCTTCCCGCAATGATAATACTGTAGTTGTAGATAATGTTGTTTTCTACTGTTTACCTGAATAG
- a CDS encoding FmdB family zinc ribbon protein: MPFYEFKCSACGFRFEKMCSMGDKGENLLCPECGAIKPQRVFSTFSSPGGDSGSGGGNSKCSGCSSGNCSSCH; the protein is encoded by the coding sequence ATGCCTTTTTATGAATTTAAATGCTCCGCTTGTGGATTTCGTTTTGAAAAAATGTGTTCTATGGGAGATAAAGGAGAGAACCTGCTGTGTCCTGAGTGCGGGGCTATAAAACCGCAGCGAGTGTTTTCAACCTTTAGTTCACCTGGCGGTGATAGTGGCAGCGGGGGCGGCAATTCTAAGTGCTCAGGTTGTTCCTCCGGCAACTGCAGTTCCTGTCACTAA
- a CDS encoding MBL fold metallo-hydrolase RNA specificity domain-containing protein, with product MRIRFLGAAQTVTGSCHLLSVDGKNIMIDCGMFQGTKAIKERNYQDFLIPPKSLACVILTHAHIDHSGLLPKLVKQGYKGPVYVTEATGDLLEVMLPDSGHIQETEVEAKNRKAKRAGKKLIEPIYTVDDAYAALELMQKVKYDEEFQVADNITARFQEAGHILGSAMLELWAEETGDKAKFVFSGDLGNPDARFINDPAVVEEADYVIIESTYGNRRHKDRNGRLDILKEIIWETYNKGGNLVIPAFAVERTQDILYDLNQLAREKQLPDMKVIIDSPMAVAATAVFRKHWRIFDKETRQLMKDGFDPLSLPNLSFSVTAEESKAVNQIEGGAIIISASGMGDFGRIRHHLKHNLWRPESTILFVGYQAVGTNGQRLLSGEKSIRIGGEEIAVRANIRAINGFSAHADQFGLLNWIKQLKNKPREIFIVHGDPEPSSVLAELITKETGFKTTIPAWQEEIDLTPPVESVTREDVRAIYQEVMEKMQVFLYSEQVNDSRKYAEVMNKLSSLQHYLSVCTDCR from the coding sequence ATGAGAATACGTTTTTTGGGTGCTGCTCAAACTGTTACCGGATCATGTCATCTTCTCAGTGTTGACGGTAAGAATATCATGATTGATTGTGGCATGTTTCAAGGAACAAAAGCTATAAAAGAGAGAAACTATCAAGATTTTTTAATTCCGCCGAAAAGCCTGGCATGTGTTATACTGACACATGCTCATATTGATCACAGCGGCTTGTTGCCTAAATTAGTTAAGCAGGGTTACAAGGGTCCTGTATATGTGACGGAGGCTACCGGTGATTTGTTGGAGGTAATGCTTCCGGATAGCGGGCATATTCAGGAAACTGAGGTTGAGGCTAAAAACCGCAAGGCAAAAAGGGCTGGTAAGAAACTGATTGAACCAATTTATACAGTGGATGATGCTTACGCTGCATTGGAACTTATGCAGAAAGTAAAATATGACGAGGAGTTTCAGGTTGCAGACAATATTACTGCACGTTTTCAGGAGGCCGGACATATTTTAGGTTCTGCTATGCTGGAATTATGGGCAGAGGAAACCGGTGACAAAGCTAAGTTTGTATTCAGCGGGGATCTGGGCAATCCAGATGCTCGTTTCATCAATGACCCGGCAGTGGTGGAAGAAGCAGATTATGTAATAATAGAGTCCACTTATGGTAACCGCCGGCATAAAGACCGTAACGGGCGGTTGGATATTCTAAAAGAGATTATCTGGGAGACCTATAATAAAGGCGGCAATCTGGTTATCCCCGCTTTTGCGGTAGAGCGAACCCAGGATATATTATATGATTTGAACCAACTGGCCCGGGAAAAACAATTACCCGACATGAAGGTGATTATTGACAGTCCTATGGCAGTAGCTGCTACTGCTGTATTTAGAAAACACTGGAGAATTTTTGATAAAGAAACCAGACAATTGATGAAAGACGGTTTCGATCCATTAAGCCTGCCAAATCTGTCTTTTTCTGTAACTGCGGAGGAGTCCAAGGCCGTTAACCAAATTGAGGGCGGAGCTATTATTATTTCTGCCAGTGGGATGGGTGATTTTGGACGTATTAGGCATCATTTGAAGCATAATTTGTGGAGGCCTGAGTCAACCATCTTATTTGTAGGCTATCAAGCGGTTGGCACTAACGGGCAGCGCCTTTTATCAGGAGAAAAAAGTATACGCATCGGCGGTGAAGAAATTGCTGTTCGTGCTAATATCAGAGCTATTAACGGGTTTTCCGCTCATGCCGACCAGTTCGGTCTGTTAAACTGGATTAAGCAGCTTAAGAACAAACCACGTGAAATTTTTATTGTACATGGTGATCCGGAACCATCGTCAGTTTTAGCAGAATTGATTACTAAAGAAACCGGTTTTAAAACGACAATTCCCGCCTGGCAGGAAGAAATAGATTTAACTCCCCCGGTAGAATCTGTTACAAGGGAAGATGTAAGAGCAATTTATCAGGAAGTTATGGAAAAAATGCAGGTATTTTTATATTCCGAACAGGTTAACGACAGTCGCAAGTATGCCGAAGTAATGAATAAACTTAGTTCCTTGCAGCATTATTTATCAGTTTGCACTGATTGCAGATGA